The following proteins come from a genomic window of Streptomyces sp. NBC_01716:
- a CDS encoding DUF3592 domain-containing protein: MDVPGGDYLFFGGMILLFGWLATHYARRLSGVNRALRSGIRAEGTCVRIEQEPYNRSDARQHFFAFRTPDGRQIEFEDLASRSVRVGDPVTVAYDPADPERTATVAGRGNWSPVLQYGVLVAGCGLAAAGFAAVFLLTVV; the protein is encoded by the coding sequence ATGGATGTTCCGGGCGGCGATTACCTTTTCTTCGGCGGCATGATTCTGCTTTTCGGCTGGTTGGCCACGCACTACGCGCGTCGCCTTTCGGGCGTGAATCGGGCGCTGCGATCGGGTATTCGGGCGGAAGGCACGTGCGTACGGATCGAGCAGGAGCCGTACAACCGCTCGGACGCGCGGCAGCACTTCTTCGCGTTCCGCACGCCGGACGGGCGCCAGATCGAATTCGAGGATCTGGCGAGCCGGTCGGTACGGGTGGGCGACCCGGTGACGGTCGCGTACGACCCGGCCGACCCGGAACGCACCGCGACGGTCGCGGGCCGAGGCAACTGGTCGCCGGTGCTCCAGTACGGGGTCCTGGTGGCGGGCTGCGGGCTGGCGGCGGCCGGCTTCGCGGCGGTTTTTCTTCTCACGGTGGTCTGA
- a CDS encoding OmpA family protein, with the protein MRATTARTRRACVRPAATAIAAAVLFTSVQFTMAASASADESPSTPPGTESTLPPPEVDGDNPGLKLRDGATLAPARVLPIISVVESEGGEERREDTSETVKFALQSEVLFGKDSAKLSSAANDRIAAVAAEIEKQGAQKVRVFGFTDNLGSSAHGDVLSKERAQAVHGVLEKELSAAGITYEIRGYGEQYPIADNGSEEGRKKNRRVEISFPRGDADSSQN; encoded by the coding sequence ATGCGTGCCACCACGGCGCGCACGCGCCGGGCCTGTGTGCGGCCGGCGGCGACGGCCATCGCCGCCGCGGTCCTCTTCACCAGTGTTCAGTTCACCATGGCGGCGAGCGCGTCGGCCGACGAGTCGCCGAGCACCCCGCCCGGCACGGAGTCGACGCTGCCGCCGCCCGAGGTCGACGGCGACAACCCGGGGCTGAAGCTCCGGGACGGTGCCACTCTCGCCCCGGCGCGGGTGCTGCCGATCATCTCCGTCGTCGAGTCCGAGGGCGGTGAGGAGCGCCGCGAGGACACCAGCGAGACGGTGAAGTTCGCGCTCCAGTCCGAGGTGCTCTTCGGTAAGGACAGCGCGAAGCTCTCCAGCGCCGCGAACGACCGTATCGCCGCCGTGGCGGCGGAGATCGAGAAGCAGGGCGCCCAGAAGGTCCGCGTCTTCGGCTTCACGGACAACCTGGGCTCGTCGGCCCACGGCGACGTCCTCTCCAAGGAGCGCGCACAGGCGGTGCACGGAGTCCTGGAGAAGGAACTGTCCGCCGCCGGCATCACGTACGAGATCCGGGGCTACGGCGAGCAGTACCCGATCGCGGACAACGGCAGCGAAGAAGGACGCAAGAAGAACCGCCGCGTGGAGATCTCCTTCCCGCGCGGCGACGCGGACAGCTCCCAGAACTGA
- a CDS encoding AAA family ATPase, whose amino-acid sequence MTTRILPVVGDADAARSITTLLSQLPDAEPAAPVGDSTSLIDTLARLAAESIDELPEVVLVHERIGPVPALELIREVALRFPAVGVILVTADASPGLYSAAMDSGARGLVGLPLSYEELAQRVQAAAAWSVGVRRHLGHGGDVFTGPGGTVVTVSGAKGGVGTTVAAVQLALAAKASGMTVALADLDLQAGDVASYLDVQFRRSIVDLATIQDISPRVLQDAVFTHHTGIGLLLAPGEGERGEEINDRSVRQIVSALRNRYEVVIIDCGTQTTSANAAAIEMADTTLLLTTPDVVAVRAAKRMVRLWDRLQIRKAEETTIVVNRYMRNTEIQPPLIEKITSTKVSRMVIPANFKELHAVVDAGRMQDLEARSTVKQALWGLAGELGLVKTPEGAEKQGKFKGDRGSVGVRRGRSKS is encoded by the coding sequence ATGACGACCAGAATCCTCCCGGTCGTCGGTGACGCCGACGCCGCCCGATCCATCACCACCCTGCTCAGCCAGCTCCCTGACGCGGAGCCGGCCGCGCCGGTCGGTGACTCGACCTCGCTGATCGACACCCTGGCCAGGCTGGCCGCGGAGTCCATCGACGAACTGCCGGAAGTGGTTCTGGTACATGAGCGGATCGGTCCCGTCCCAGCCCTGGAGCTGATTCGGGAGGTGGCCCTCCGCTTCCCGGCGGTCGGGGTCATTCTGGTCACCGCCGACGCGAGCCCCGGCCTCTACTCGGCCGCGATGGATTCGGGCGCGCGAGGACTGGTCGGACTCCCGCTCAGTTACGAGGAACTCGCCCAGCGCGTCCAGGCCGCCGCCGCCTGGTCCGTGGGCGTACGGCGCCATCTCGGCCACGGCGGCGACGTGTTCACCGGCCCCGGTGGCACCGTCGTCACCGTGAGCGGCGCGAAGGGCGGCGTCGGTACGACGGTGGCCGCCGTCCAACTCGCCCTCGCCGCCAAGGCGTCGGGCATGACGGTGGCGCTCGCCGACCTGGACCTCCAGGCCGGCGACGTCGCCTCCTACCTGGACGTGCAGTTCCGCCGCTCGATCGTGGACCTCGCCACCATCCAGGACATCTCGCCCCGCGTGCTCCAGGACGCGGTCTTCACCCACCACACCGGCATCGGGCTGCTGCTCGCGCCGGGGGAGGGGGAGCGGGGCGAGGAGATCAACGACCGCTCGGTGCGCCAGATCGTCAGCGCGCTGCGCAACCGCTACGAGGTCGTGATCATCGACTGCGGCACGCAGACGACGAGCGCCAACGCGGCGGCGATCGAGATGGCCGACACTACCCTGCTGCTGACCACGCCGGACGTGGTGGCGGTACGGGCGGCCAAACGCATGGTCAGGCTCTGGGACCGGCTCCAGATCCGCAAGGCGGAGGAGACCACGATCGTGGTCAACCGCTATATGCGCAACACCGAGATCCAGCCCCCGCTCATCGAGAAGATCACCAGCACCAAGGTGTCACGGATGGTCATCCCGGCGAACTTCAAGGAACTGCACGCGGTGGTCGACGCGGGCAGGATGCAGGACCTGGAGGCCAGGTCGACGGTGAAACAGGCCCTCTGGGGGCTCGCGGGCGAGCTGGGGCTGGTGAAAACTCCCGAAGGCGCGGAGAAACAGGGGAAGTTCAAGGGAGACCGGGGCTCGGTCGGTGTCCGCCGCGGACGATCGAAGTCGTGA
- a CDS encoding type II secretion system F family protein produces MDNLPLLTIGITLLTCVLGVIGVHVYSAGKAQRQVLVDRMSQTGQMTAAGGRRRRFTGLDRKLRDTGIGRRIERKLAVTGLDLTPGEYFIYVLAGLLGLYFIIGAIFAPFFGVLAALVGVWGGNAFLNWQRVKRTEAFINQLPELTRVLANATQAGLAMRTALVMAAEELDNPAGEELRKVADQLAVGHSLDDALGELAERLPSRELVVLVTTLILSSRAGGQVVSSLRNLTETLEERKETRREVKTMLSQIQVTALAVPMLGLGFLLMINATTPGALDKMTGSALGQIGTVVAFGLYGVGFFFIRRMSRIQV; encoded by the coding sequence ATGGATAATCTCCCGCTCCTGACGATAGGCATCACGCTGCTGACGTGTGTGCTCGGCGTCATCGGCGTGCACGTCTACTCGGCGGGCAAGGCCCAGCGACAGGTGCTCGTCGACCGGATGTCCCAGACGGGCCAGATGACGGCGGCCGGCGGTCGGCGACGGCGGTTCACCGGGCTCGACCGAAAGCTGCGCGACACCGGCATCGGCAGGCGCATCGAGCGCAAGCTCGCCGTGACCGGCCTTGATCTGACACCGGGTGAGTACTTCATCTACGTGCTCGCCGGGCTGCTCGGTCTCTACTTCATCATCGGCGCCATCTTCGCGCCGTTCTTCGGTGTGCTGGCCGCGCTCGTCGGCGTATGGGGCGGCAACGCGTTCCTCAACTGGCAGCGGGTCAAGCGGACCGAGGCCTTCATCAACCAGCTGCCCGAGCTGACCCGCGTACTGGCCAACGCCACCCAGGCGGGCCTCGCGATGCGTACGGCCCTGGTCATGGCCGCCGAGGAGCTGGACAACCCGGCCGGCGAGGAACTGCGCAAGGTGGCCGACCAACTGGCCGTCGGGCACTCCCTGGACGACGCGCTCGGCGAGCTGGCGGAACGGCTGCCCTCGCGTGAACTCGTCGTGCTCGTCACCACGTTGATCCTCTCCAGCCGCGCCGGTGGCCAGGTCGTCAGCTCGCTGCGCAACCTCACCGAGACGCTGGAGGAGCGCAAGGAGACCCGGCGAGAGGTCAAGACGATGCTCTCCCAGATCCAGGTCACCGCGCTCGCCGTCCCGATGCTCGGTCTCGGCTTCCTGCTGATGATCAACGCCACCACCCCCGGCGCGCTGGACAAGATGACCGGTTCGGCGCTCGGACAGATCGGCACCGTCGTCGCGTTCGGTCTCTACGGCGTCGGCTTCTTCTTCATCCGCCGCATGTCCCGCATCCAGGTCTGA
- a CDS encoding TadE family protein, producing MPKRHLLRKTGNETGEKGQAAIEFAGLVTLMIFVGLAAVQLGLVAYAVQQAGTASRASARAASTLDTDYAQVGRDSMSDWLAEDATFERKPALGDEVKITARVPVPAILPVFDFGDAERTATMPLD from the coding sequence ATGCCCAAGCGACACCTCCTGCGGAAGACCGGCAACGAGACCGGGGAGAAGGGCCAGGCCGCGATCGAGTTCGCCGGCCTCGTCACCCTCATGATCTTCGTCGGCCTCGCCGCCGTACAACTCGGCCTCGTCGCCTACGCCGTACAGCAGGCGGGCACGGCCTCGCGCGCCTCGGCCCGCGCCGCCTCCACGCTCGACACCGACTACGCCCAGGTCGGCCGGGACTCCATGAGCGACTGGCTGGCCGAGGACGCCACCTTTGAGCGGAAGCCGGCCCTCGGCGACGAGGTCAAGATCACCGCCCGGGTCCCCGTCCCGGCGATACTGCCGGTCTTCGACTTCGGGGACGCGGAGAGGACCGCCACCATGCCACTGGACTGA
- a CDS encoding TadE/TadG family type IV pilus assembly protein — protein sequence MRNPQIRATERGRAAVRARLRGDSGQAAVEFTGMMPIILITAVLLWQAALVGYTFSLAGNAADEAVRAGTAADPGTGQQACEEAGEKHLPDAWSAQIMCNPDGDLYKARVDLDVPLLFPGSVSLPITIPGRSAAVKES from the coding sequence ATGAGAAATCCACAGATACGGGCAACTGAGCGCGGCAGAGCGGCGGTCAGGGCGCGCCTGCGCGGCGACAGCGGCCAGGCCGCGGTCGAGTTCACCGGCATGATGCCGATCATCCTGATCACCGCCGTCCTGCTCTGGCAGGCCGCGCTGGTCGGCTACACCTTCTCGCTCGCGGGCAACGCGGCGGACGAGGCGGTGCGCGCCGGGACGGCGGCCGACCCGGGCACGGGCCAGCAGGCCTGCGAGGAAGCCGGCGAGAAGCACCTGCCGGACGCCTGGTCCGCGCAGATCATGTGCAATCCCGACGGAGACCTCTACAAGGCGCGGGTCGATCTCGACGTACCGCTGCTCTTCCCAGGCTCGGTCAGTCTCCCGATCACCATTCCGGGCCGGTCCGCCGCCGTGAAGGAGAGCTGA
- a CDS encoding sensor histidine kinase, which yields MAPRTTTLTGGIHSEIPGTATTPNHIPSLPIQVNALQALCRQTFGFRMAMIVLAAPFALERTAPGFATWLVGSSVLVTFMVSYILLRDWERFGPILLRHPSLLAVDTLFGALLLATASPDSTLAYVTICTPLLAGLVYGWRGAALFAVLQSLIVGGAYAVNTEVEVVFNALLLPGLCIVAGAIGSTLRNLMLGFGTASQALTEARARLAVTGAVEEERARLAREMHDSVAKTLHGLAMAADGLASTADRMDPLTVKHQAELVARSARRAAAESRELLSDLRRESGLDGGVDVAAELRSRTEDFSRRHGLQASFRELGESGMPPIPQAVARHALTIATEAMENAQRHAHPTYVDVSAGVVRDVLRISVYDDGKGLPEGTSLEDLRRAGHFGLVGMVERAASIGARIRIGRGRAAKGTEVRLELSLDALGLSRNVTPQQPAPLLN from the coding sequence ATGGCCCCACGGACCACGACTCTGACCGGCGGAATCCACAGCGAGATCCCGGGTACGGCGACCACGCCGAACCACATTCCCTCGCTGCCGATCCAGGTCAACGCCCTTCAGGCGCTGTGCCGTCAGACGTTCGGCTTCCGGATGGCGATGATCGTCCTGGCCGCGCCGTTCGCCCTCGAACGCACGGCGCCGGGATTCGCCACCTGGCTCGTGGGCTCCTCGGTGCTCGTCACCTTCATGGTGTCGTACATCCTGCTGCGGGACTGGGAACGCTTCGGGCCGATCCTGCTGCGGCACCCGTCGCTGCTCGCGGTCGACACACTGTTCGGCGCGCTGCTGCTGGCCACCGCGTCCCCGGACTCGACCCTCGCCTACGTCACCATCTGTACGCCGCTGCTCGCCGGGCTGGTCTACGGCTGGCGTGGCGCCGCGCTCTTCGCGGTGCTCCAGTCCCTGATCGTGGGAGGTGCCTACGCCGTCAACACCGAGGTGGAGGTGGTCTTCAACGCCCTTCTGCTGCCCGGTCTCTGCATCGTCGCCGGTGCGATCGGCAGCACGCTGCGCAATCTGATGCTCGGCTTCGGCACCGCCAGCCAGGCGCTCACCGAGGCCCGCGCCCGGCTCGCCGTCACCGGCGCGGTCGAGGAGGAACGGGCCAGGCTCGCCCGGGAGATGCACGACTCGGTGGCCAAGACCCTGCACGGTCTCGCCATGGCCGCCGACGGTCTCGCCAGCACGGCCGACCGGATGGACCCGCTCACGGTCAAGCACCAGGCGGAACTCGTCGCGCGCTCGGCCCGCCGCGCCGCCGCCGAGTCCCGCGAACTCCTCTCCGACCTGCGCCGGGAGTCCGGTCTGGACGGCGGGGTCGACGTGGCCGCCGAACTCCGTTCACGCACCGAGGACTTCAGCCGGCGTCATGGCCTCCAGGCGTCCTTCCGCGAGCTCGGCGAAAGCGGTATGCCGCCCATTCCGCAGGCCGTGGCCCGGCACGCGCTGACCATCGCCACGGAGGCGATGGAGAACGCGCAGCGGCACGCGCACCCCACGTACGTCGACGTATCGGCGGGGGTGGTGCGCGACGTGCTGCGGATCAGCGTGTACGACGACGGCAAGGGCCTGCCCGAGGGCACCTCGCTCGAAGACCTCAGACGCGCGGGCCACTTCGGCCTCGTCGGCATGGTGGAACGCGCGGCGTCGATCGGGGCCCGGATCCGGATCGGCAGAGGCCGGGCGGCGAAGGGCACGGAAGTACGACTGGAACTCTCGCTCGACGCTCTGGGCCTGTCCCGGAACGTGACTCCGCAGCAACCCGCACCACTGCTCAACTGA
- a CDS encoding response regulator transcription factor: protein MPDDFSRSSGQHWTQQSHVSQHSSSHATPLSSEHTAGVPASAPPAASEGFPALPGPMPTAPPLRVVVADDNPVVRAGLTVLLSGRDDIEVAAEAADGRQAYEQTVQHHPDVVLLDVRMPGVDGISALPHLVRLAPVLMMTYSRESEIVHEALRLGAGGYLVHGEFTADQLVAAVRDIKQGRAHFTHSASSALLASVRGAGGADPGAGALPEGLGTAFTGPGYQPAQPGHSSANAHAGQGHPPYVSPPNRQVTPGDRELNPQQFAPGSSLSQANVAHSSQGHAMPGMPGTAGAAGSPDGLYSELSQREVEIMDLIASGMTNQQIASACFISQKTVKNHINRIFAKLNAGSRGEAIAFWHGARGGSAGRG from the coding sequence ATGCCGGACGATTTCTCACGGAGTTCCGGGCAGCACTGGACGCAGCAGTCGCACGTATCGCAGCACTCGTCCTCGCACGCCACCCCGCTCAGCTCGGAGCACACCGCCGGAGTCCCCGCGTCAGCACCGCCGGCGGCATCCGAAGGATTCCCCGCCCTGCCAGGTCCGATGCCCACCGCGCCCCCACTGCGTGTCGTGGTCGCGGACGACAACCCGGTCGTACGCGCGGGGCTGACCGTCCTGCTGTCGGGCCGTGACGACATCGAGGTCGCCGCGGAGGCCGCCGACGGCCGTCAGGCGTATGAACAGACGGTCCAACACCACCCGGACGTCGTCCTGTTGGACGTCCGTATGCCGGGTGTCGACGGGATCTCCGCGCTGCCGCATCTGGTGCGGCTCGCGCCGGTGCTGATGATGACGTACAGCCGCGAGAGCGAGATCGTCCATGAGGCGCTGCGGCTGGGCGCGGGCGGCTATCTCGTCCACGGTGAGTTCACCGCCGACCAACTGGTCGCCGCCGTACGGGACATCAAGCAGGGCCGGGCCCACTTCACGCACTCCGCGTCCAGCGCGCTGCTGGCGAGTGTGCGGGGTGCGGGCGGCGCGGACCCGGGTGCGGGCGCGCTTCCCGAGGGGCTCGGTACGGCGTTCACCGGCCCCGGCTACCAGCCCGCGCAGCCGGGCCATTCATCTGCGAACGCACACGCGGGCCAGGGCCATCCGCCGTACGTTTCTCCCCCAAATCGCCAAGTAACACCCGGTGATCGGGAGTTGAACCCGCAACAATTTGCTCCTGGGTCTTCGCTTTCGCAAGCGAATGTGGCACATTCTTCTCAGGGGCACGCGATGCCGGGGATGCCGGGCACGGCCGGGGCCGCCGGTTCGCCGGACGGCCTCTACTCGGAGCTGAGCCAGCGGGAGGTGGAGATCATGGACCTGATCGCGTCGGGAATGACCAACCAGCAGATCGCCTCCGCCTGCTTCATCAGCCAGAAGACCGTCAAGAACCACATCAACCGCATCTTCGCCAAACTGAACGCCGGCAGCCGGGGCGAGGCCATCGCGTTCTGGCACGGAGCACGAGGGGGGTCGGCCGGTCGTGGCTGA
- a CDS encoding CpaF family protein — protein sequence MSLRARINSPEPSNGLSEESLLVGVYRGKLLEEIDLAEMSSLAAAERRARLERVLGHIISREGPVLSSGERSQLIRRVVDEALGLGILEPLLEDASISEIMVNGHEQVFVERSGRLEMLPMRFTSNEQLMQTIERIVSTVNRRVDEANPMVDARLPSGERVNVIIPPLSLSGPILTIRRFPRAFTLQEMIGLGSLDEQMMILLSGLVRAKFNVIVSGATGTGKTTLLNALSGLIPDGERIVTIEDSAELQLQQQHVITLETRPANVEGKGQVTIRDLVRNSLRMRPDRIIVGEVRGGETLDMLQAMSTGHDGSLATVHANSAEDALMRLQTLASMSEVEIPFVAIKDQINSAVDVIVQLTRHADGSRRITEIAIVDSHGREEYRIVSVCRYLAQPMAADGRIHGHFEYYPLPRRIAERLYMRSEPLPPAFGVAESEEQLALRKSAA from the coding sequence ATGAGCCTGAGGGCACGCATCAACAGCCCTGAGCCCTCGAACGGGCTCAGCGAGGAGAGCCTGCTCGTCGGCGTGTACCGGGGCAAGCTCCTCGAAGAGATCGACCTCGCGGAGATGTCCTCGCTGGCCGCGGCCGAACGCCGCGCCAGGCTCGAACGCGTCCTCGGCCACATCATCAGCCGCGAGGGCCCCGTCCTCTCCTCCGGCGAGCGCTCCCAGTTGATCCGCCGCGTCGTCGACGAGGCCCTCGGCCTCGGCATCCTGGAACCCCTGCTCGAAGACGCCTCCATCAGCGAGATCATGGTCAACGGCCACGAGCAGGTCTTCGTGGAGCGCAGCGGCCGGCTGGAGATGCTGCCGATGCGGTTCACCTCCAACGAACAGCTCATGCAGACCATCGAACGCATCGTCTCCACCGTCAACCGCCGTGTGGACGAGGCGAATCCGATGGTCGACGCGCGACTGCCGTCCGGCGAGCGTGTCAACGTCATCATCCCGCCGCTCTCGCTGAGCGGGCCCATTCTCACGATCCGGCGCTTCCCCCGGGCCTTCACCCTCCAGGAGATGATCGGCCTCGGCTCGCTCGACGAGCAGATGATGATCCTGCTGTCCGGGCTGGTCCGCGCGAAGTTCAACGTGATCGTCTCCGGCGCCACCGGCACCGGCAAGACCACGCTCCTCAACGCCCTGTCGGGTCTTATCCCGGACGGCGAACGCATCGTCACCATCGAGGACTCCGCCGAACTCCAGCTCCAGCAGCAGCATGTGATCACGCTGGAGACCCGGCCCGCCAACGTGGAGGGCAAGGGCCAGGTCACCATTCGTGACCTCGTACGCAACTCCCTGCGTATGCGCCCCGACCGCATCATCGTCGGTGAGGTCCGTGGCGGTGAGACGCTCGACATGCTCCAGGCGATGTCCACCGGTCACGACGGCTCACTCGCCACCGTCCACGCCAACAGCGCCGAGGACGCGCTGATGCGACTCCAGACCCTGGCGTCCATGTCGGAGGTCGAGATCCCCTTCGTGGCGATCAAGGACCAGATCAACAGCGCCGTCGATGTGATCGTCCAGCTGACCAGGCACGCCGACGGTTCCCGCCGGATCACCGAGATCGCCATCGTCGACTCCCACGGCCGTGAGGAGTACCGGATCGTCTCGGTCTGCCGCTACCTCGCGCAGCCCATGGCGGCCGACGGACGCATCCACGGCCACTTCGAGTACTACCCCCTGCCCCGGCGGATCGCGGAACGCCTCTACATGCGCAGCGAACCGCTTCCCCCCGCCTTCGGCGTCGCCGAGTCCGAGGAGCAGCTCGCGCTCCGGAAGTCGGCCGCCTGA
- a CDS encoding DUF5936 domain-containing protein, whose protein sequence is MELLLSALMGLAVYGVFHGVRLYRADAKLPSDLAIALEVGATRTTAVGSGIDRMGMRYAPSVLRMMGPKRVDALRRRLDMAGNPGGMTVDRYAARRAVYGALGAMAALSLIVRGQTVIAVVAFAYGMLWTDVIIRSAIRRRRSDIERTLPDFLDVLAVVVSAGLGFRQALERVAEKYKGPWSDELRITLRQMDMGVSRREAFDQLRKRNASEQVSMFVTALQQGEELGAPIVDTLIQIANDMRRTDAQNARRSAAQAVPKTTLVVTMVMLPATMILIVLSFYYGSGVDFGEILSGG, encoded by the coding sequence ATGGAACTTCTGCTTTCGGCCCTCATGGGGCTCGCCGTCTACGGCGTCTTCCACGGCGTACGGCTCTACCGCGCCGACGCCAAACTCCCCAGCGACCTGGCGATCGCGCTGGAGGTCGGCGCCACCCGCACCACCGCCGTCGGCTCCGGCATCGACCGGATGGGCATGCGCTACGCCCCGTCCGTACTGCGGATGATGGGCCCCAAGCGGGTCGACGCCCTGCGCCGCCGCCTCGACATGGCGGGCAACCCCGGCGGTATGACCGTCGACCGGTACGCCGCCCGCCGGGCCGTCTACGGCGCCCTCGGCGCGATGGCCGCGCTGTCGCTGATCGTGCGCGGCCAGACGGTCATCGCGGTCGTCGCCTTCGCGTACGGCATGCTCTGGACGGACGTCATCATCCGCAGCGCCATCCGCAGGCGCCGCTCGGACATCGAGCGCACACTGCCGGACTTCCTCGACGTCCTCGCGGTCGTGGTCTCCGCGGGCCTCGGCTTCCGGCAGGCCCTGGAGCGGGTCGCGGAGAAGTACAAGGGTCCGTGGTCGGACGAACTACGCATCACCCTGCGCCAGATGGACATGGGCGTCAGCCGCCGCGAGGCGTTCGACCAGCTCCGCAAGCGCAACGCGTCCGAGCAGGTGTCGATGTTCGTCACCGCGCTCCAGCAGGGCGAGGAGCTGGGTGCCCCGATCGTCGACACCCTGATCCAGATCGCCAACGACATGCGCCGCACCGATGCGCAGAACGCCCGGCGCAGCGCGGCACAAGCGGTACCGAAGACCACCCTCGTCGTCACCATGGTGATGCTTCCGGCGACCATGATTCTTATCGTGCTCAGCTTCTACTACGGTTCCGGCGTGGACTTCGGCGAGATTCTCTCCGGAGGCTGA
- the cpaB gene encoding Flp pilus assembly protein CpaB has product MNSRQRRGIILLLLSVLCAFGAFAGVLSVISDVNSKVGPEVPAYRLKADVAPYTALEEGQFEKIEMPKRWLSDNAVTDLSVLSGKIAVTQLKKGSLLQDDMMVKRPALANDEQEIAIMIDAATGVAGKINAGDLVNIFATFDAQEQDGSAESRIIVPNAKVIDVGSLTPLEPKEDDRGSNTGPRSAVPITFALKTKDAQRVAYAESFAQHVRLALLPDDSPTTLRPGESTYTLEGDK; this is encoded by the coding sequence ATGAATTCACGGCAACGCCGCGGCATCATTCTTCTTCTCCTGTCGGTCCTCTGCGCCTTCGGCGCCTTCGCCGGTGTGCTCTCGGTGATCAGCGACGTGAATTCGAAGGTCGGCCCCGAGGTGCCCGCGTACCGGCTGAAGGCGGACGTCGCTCCGTACACGGCGCTGGAAGAGGGGCAGTTCGAGAAGATAGAGATGCCCAAGCGCTGGCTGTCCGACAACGCGGTCACCGACCTCTCGGTCCTCTCCGGCAAGATCGCGGTCACCCAGCTCAAGAAGGGGTCGCTGCTCCAGGACGACATGATGGTCAAGCGGCCCGCTCTCGCCAACGACGAGCAGGAGATCGCGATCATGATCGACGCCGCGACCGGCGTCGCGGGCAAGATCAACGCGGGTGACCTCGTCAACATCTTCGCCACCTTCGACGCCCAGGAACAGGACGGCAGCGCGGAGTCCCGGATCATCGTGCCCAACGCCAAGGTGATCGACGTCGGTTCGCTGACGCCGCTGGAGCCCAAGGAGGACGACCGGGGCAGCAACACCGGACCGCGGTCGGCCGTCCCGATCACCTTCGCCCTCAAGACCAAGGACGCCCAGCGCGTCGCCTACGCCGAGTCCTTCGCACAGCACGTACGCCTCGCCCTGCTTCCCGACGACAGCCCCACCACGCTGCGTCCCGGGGAGAGCACCTACACCCTCGAAGGGGACAAGTGA
- a CDS encoding pilus assembly protein TadG-related protein, with protein MAERAEGLEGREIENSNGRDSREAGQAAPIYITMVAALLFLALAFFAVGQAGATRNGAQSAADAAALAAAQESRDQFRLDLLGNLLQPGYLDDIFNGNPLGTYNGCVAAGRFAEENDADVDVPAGGCGWTGDGRWGFTVHVATKETMGDSVLGDEADEKARAHATAVVEPRCSFKPAEEDEGSDEGSEEPDEGDEGDEGEEEPVSPGELDCDGKGLVTIDPKNPVLPDMSVLFSVRLAED; from the coding sequence GTGGCTGAGCGTGCTGAGGGCCTTGAGGGCCGGGAAATCGAGAATTCGAACGGGCGCGACTCCCGCGAGGCGGGGCAGGCCGCTCCCATATACATCACGATGGTGGCGGCGCTGCTTTTCCTCGCGCTCGCGTTCTTCGCGGTCGGCCAGGCGGGCGCCACCCGTAACGGCGCCCAGTCCGCAGCCGATGCGGCGGCACTCGCGGCGGCCCAGGAATCACGGGACCAGTTCCGGCTCGACCTCCTGGGGAATCTTCTTCAGCCCGGCTATCTGGACGACATCTTCAACGGCAACCCCCTGGGCACCTACAACGGCTGCGTCGCGGCCGGCCGCTTCGCCGAGGAGAACGACGCGGACGTGGATGTGCCCGCGGGCGGCTGCGGCTGGACGGGTGACGGCAGGTGGGGCTTCACGGTCCATGTCGCCACCAAGGAGACGATGGGCGACAGTGTGCTGGGGGACGAGGCCGACGAGAAGGCCAGGGCCCACGCCACGGCGGTCGTCGAACCCCGGTGCAGCTTCAAGCCGGCGGAAGAAGACGAAGGCTCCGACGAGGGATCCGAGGAGCCCGATGAGGGAGACGAGGGAGATGAGGGCGAAGAAGAGCCTGTCTCCCCGGGTGAACTCGACTGTGATGGTAAGGGTCTTGTGACCATCGACCCGAAGAACCCCGTGCTGCCTGACATGTCTGTTCTGTTCTCCGTCCGACTGGCCGAGGACTGA